A portion of the Saimiri boliviensis isolate mSaiBol1 chromosome 1, mSaiBol1.pri, whole genome shotgun sequence genome contains these proteins:
- the CCL22 gene encoding C-C motif chemokine 22 → MARLQTALLAALILLAVALQATEAGPYGANMEDSICCRDYVRYRLPWRVVKSFYWTSDSCLRPGVVLQTFRDKEICADPGAPWVKMVLKKLR, encoded by the exons ATGGCTCGCCTACAGACCGCGCTCCTGGCTGCCTTAATCCTCCTTGCTGTGGCACTTCAAGCAACTGAGGCAG GCCCCTACGGTGCCAATATGGAAGACAGCATCTGCTGCCGTGACTACGTCCGTTACCGTCTGCCCTGGCGCGTGGTGAAATCCTTCTATTGGACCTCAGACTCCTGCCTGAGGCCTGGCGTGGT CTTGCAAACATTCAGGGATAAGGAGATCTGTGCCGACCCCGGAGCACCCTGGGTGAAGATGGTTCTCAAGAAGCTGAGATAA